A genomic window from Dermacentor silvarum isolate Dsil-2018 chromosome 9, BIME_Dsil_1.4, whole genome shotgun sequence includes:
- the LOC119463490 gene encoding sodium-coupled monocarboxylate transporter 1-like — protein sequence MTGCSVVVPYMGSVTAMFMAVNSAITGPFVGLVVLGLTAPFANSKGAGATTLLMVVYQLVHMSLRINSGAREQRMPVSLEFCGDNVTTTSGSLNFTLTTYSVTSVSTFPLFRLSTYWSSLFSTVATYVGGLAISVCFGGTNLSDVEMRKLTSNLLFPLWRLFRLMPPAEKLEPTIPMLEGTT from the exons ATGTTCATGGCGGTGAACTCAGCAATCACTGGCCCCTTCGTAGGCCTTGTCGTACTCGGGCTAACTGCGCCCTTCGCAAACAGCAAG GGTGCTGGTGCCACTACTCTGCTCATGGTCGTCTACCAATTGGTTCACATGTCTCTGCGGATAAATTCTGGCGCTCGGGAACAGCGGATGCCAGTAAGCTTGGAGTTCTGCGGAGACAACGTCACGACCACATCGGGAAGCCTGAACTTTACTTTAACAACATATTCGGTAAC ATCCGTGAGCACGTTTCCACTTTTCCGTCTTTCTACTTATTGGAGTAGCCTGTTCAGCACAGTTGCAACATACGTCGGAGGACTTGCCATAAGTGTTTGTTTTG GTGGCACCAATTTGTCCGACGTTGAAATGCGCAAATTGACGTCCAATCTCCTATTCCCACTGTGGCGTCTTTTTAGGCTGATGCCTCCTGCAGAAAAA CTGGAACCCACTATCCCAATGCTGGAAGGCACAACTTGA